In Arthrobacter sp. StoSoilB5, one genomic interval encodes:
- a CDS encoding carbamoyltransferase C-terminal domain-containing protein — MADWILGLGGSSHDYSAALMHGNDIIVAIEEERISRVKYGLGNGFQNPIRGAIQYCLDYAGIGLDDIHSVVSSDLLPHRVRSMFAADQLTLYPHHLSHAASAWLLTSPGEEGGVIVYDGLGSVAEHPGPDMRAKRETFTFYAVSSLGDFTRVGGTYGEGFVEHTMFPMGYTNSVGQIYEIVNAAVGFAGLESGKTMGLAGWGSPQYLDEFAKHARIGDSLDSLFQFSPFDGFLEELQAIKDRDGDTFATHADLAATVQTILERVLLRGYELLRDEAPTGTLAIAGGCGLNTVANGVLAARAAADGRKVLIPPHSGDAGLSFGALYLFAKERDAEVQVTFRGKAVDDRVARPSKTYAADAGRAEVRMFYPDLLVEPSLMSPEQLAARLADGEIIAVFEGSSEFGPRALGGRSILADPRKSMVRERINRQIKYREPFRPIAPLILDSEFSDYFEPSSAADPFMLKVAQATELCKTSAPAVVHIDGGSRVQTVPSEGDSFLTRTLREFFAITGVPILVNTSFNRRGEPIVETPLQALRALHEMPLDGLWLEGHFVTRVPSHFPPAVR, encoded by the coding sequence CTGACTGGATTCTTGGCCTTGGTGGGTCTTCGCACGACTACTCAGCTGCCCTCATGCACGGCAACGACATCATTGTTGCTATCGAAGAGGAACGTATCTCTCGGGTTAAGTACGGCCTCGGTAACGGCTTCCAAAACCCTATCCGGGGAGCCATTCAGTATTGCTTGGATTACGCCGGAATCGGACTAGACGATATTCATTCAGTTGTCTCAAGCGATTTGCTCCCGCATCGGGTCCGCTCAATGTTCGCGGCGGATCAGTTAACCCTCTACCCTCACCACCTTTCTCACGCGGCATCCGCGTGGCTCCTGACTTCGCCAGGAGAAGAAGGAGGCGTCATCGTCTATGACGGGCTTGGGTCGGTCGCCGAACATCCGGGCCCGGATATGCGCGCCAAGCGTGAGACATTCACGTTCTATGCAGTGTCCTCGCTAGGCGATTTCACCCGTGTTGGTGGGACGTACGGCGAAGGATTTGTCGAACACACAATGTTTCCAATGGGCTACACCAATTCGGTAGGACAGATTTACGAGATCGTCAATGCAGCTGTTGGGTTCGCCGGCCTCGAGTCAGGCAAAACGATGGGGCTAGCAGGCTGGGGTAGTCCTCAGTACTTGGATGAATTTGCTAAGCATGCCCGGATTGGAGACTCGCTGGACTCGCTCTTCCAATTCAGCCCCTTCGATGGCTTCCTAGAAGAGCTTCAAGCAATCAAAGACCGCGATGGTGACACCTTCGCCACTCATGCGGATCTGGCAGCGACGGTTCAGACGATTCTCGAGAGGGTGCTGCTGCGCGGGTACGAGCTCCTTCGCGACGAGGCCCCCACTGGAACGCTAGCAATTGCCGGCGGTTGTGGGCTCAACACGGTTGCCAACGGAGTTCTTGCCGCACGGGCAGCAGCCGACGGGAGGAAAGTGCTTATCCCACCTCACTCCGGCGATGCCGGTCTTTCATTTGGCGCCCTTTATCTCTTCGCAAAGGAACGTGATGCCGAAGTTCAGGTCACCTTCCGAGGTAAAGCAGTCGATGATCGGGTCGCTCGGCCGTCCAAAACGTACGCTGCAGATGCGGGCCGCGCAGAAGTACGAATGTTCTACCCGGATCTTCTTGTTGAGCCGAGCCTGATGAGTCCTGAACAACTGGCTGCCCGTTTGGCAGATGGGGAAATCATTGCCGTATTCGAGGGGTCATCCGAATTCGGACCGCGCGCCCTTGGCGGCCGCTCAATTCTGGCCGACCCGCGCAAAAGCATGGTCAGGGAGCGGATTAACCGTCAAATCAAATATCGGGAGCCTTTCCGCCCCATAGCTCCTCTCATCCTGGATAGTGAATTTAGCGATTACTTCGAGCCGTCGAGTGCAGCGGACCCTTTCATGCTGAAAGTCGCGCAGGCAACTGAACTCTGCAAGACATCAGCTCCTGCTGTAGTTCATATTGACGGCGGCTCGCGAGTTCAAACGGTGCCCTCAGAAGGAGACAGCTTTCTTACAAGAACGCTTCGCGAGTTCTTTGCCATCACAGGGGTGCCGATCCTGGTAAACACGTCGTTCAACAGGCGCGGTGAGCCCATTGTCGAGACTCCTCTCCAGGCGCTCCGTGCCCTCCATGAAATGCCTCTCGACGGCCTCTGGCTGGAAGGCCATTTCGTAACCCGCGTTCCATCGCACTTTCCCCCCGCTGTCAGATGA
- a CDS encoding NUDIX hydrolase, whose translation MNEARWDRLEATRAYAGRVKLTDYLVRLPSGELGHYEVDESMPFAVAVLIEQDDEILLTRQYRFPLNAWIFDLPGGAGEEGELPEIAARREVQEELGLSIDSIVALQHFFPNPGRSAWPVYLFLAKVAEEGLAALDDPWERVAGRRVKKSHVREMIAAGELVDPSLLIAWQSATAKGLLGV comes from the coding sequence ATGAATGAAGCTCGCTGGGACCGGCTGGAGGCGACCAGGGCGTACGCAGGTCGCGTGAAGTTGACCGACTACCTCGTTCGCCTGCCCAGCGGCGAGTTGGGCCATTACGAAGTTGACGAGAGCATGCCCTTCGCCGTGGCCGTGCTGATCGAGCAAGACGATGAAATACTTTTGACCCGCCAGTACCGCTTCCCTCTAAACGCCTGGATTTTTGACTTACCGGGAGGTGCCGGCGAGGAAGGAGAACTTCCTGAGATTGCCGCGCGCCGTGAAGTGCAGGAAGAGCTCGGACTAAGCATTGATTCCATAGTGGCCCTTCAACACTTCTTCCCTAATCCTGGACGGTCAGCTTGGCCGGTTTATTTGTTTCTCGCCAAAGTCGCGGAGGAAGGCCTGGCTGCTCTAGACGACCCTTGGGAACGAGTAGCAGGTCGGCGCGTTAAGAAGTCCCATGTCAGGGAAATGATCGCGGCGGGCGAGCTTGTTGATCCGTCTCTTCTCATAGCTTGGCAGAGCGCTACGGCGAAGGGCCTTCTCGGTGTTTAG